From the genome of Lotus japonicus ecotype B-129 chromosome 6, LjGifu_v1.2, one region includes:
- the LOC130722834 gene encoding serine/threonine-protein kinase TIO isoform X2: MGSVENYHVIELVGEGSFGKVYKGRRKHTGKTVAMKFIMKHGKTDKDIHNLRQEIEILRKLKHENIIQMLDSFESPQEFCVVTEFAQGELFEILEDDKCLPEEQVQAIAKQLVKALHYLHSNRIIHRDMKPQNILIGSGSVVKLCDFGFARAMSTNTVVLRSIKGTPLYMAPELVREQPYTHTVDLWSLGVILYELFVGQPPFYTNSVYALIRHIVKDPVKYPDSMSPNFKSFLKGLLNKAPESRLTWPALLEHPFVKETSDDPEARVLHEITGSAGNSDTAQRVEGKTIQIATVKNNHTKRLEEHIASPLHAEAQLNGSNIKKTNSSLLDESPGFSNENATGESGCQRLDRLENNSRTVKGAKTIGQDNEALGHILVPLKKWSKGSQNTCSDQDIPDSNQSLRILLNLVAAGAINSSGCVDELISELLFFTKSVITMKSVEVIDLITKSFSITKVLLDNGGNCTSSSYLNHWVEFLEIYSQVVNSTNDASGRVLFESSACITVMLSKVAQVLRSCPQSTSPGTLNETANRIMEHAKTSGLVDHLCLCLATSGSSLISGSSNMLRAASEACRAVWSLINALDILFMKTSAILFPINALRTHSNEQDPLFGAESTKIVDAMTRAFLKSKAVQVAVYYCFHQRLESAMGCCLQLLSRCCLHSGIVPALLCGLPSSLPVTTVVSGGGDGTIVSEIFSVLSLCSSSLNKDSQSVEPSNAKCKLTNPSSVVRHSCLILATIAQCLKSTGRNSAIFILTTSPKKQLARLSLLAHYISSDDKSKACFQPQSASAMLALASILCLESGALVESPISEIAMPLIPRTSTLSDHVKFSSGNENDLDSDNFSGKLSYWQGVRDGCVGLLDSKLKLGGPLAVQQLCASGIPLLLMGLLSNDFLNASEGNEHLNDRVGLSPIGVVWTISSLCHSLSGGAVTFRQVLIRNEHVKLISKLICDVHLKLINCWTGPGGGRAGVRDLINAVIDLLAFPFFALQNAPGIPSATASVSSGFLLNAGSPGQRVCVEDKDIVKAIEEDMGKYTKILVEVGVPGIILRCLDHMELNDLGRPVAFLAKMVLHRPLAVQLADKGLLDSNRMRRLFDHSAPKEVTLDALMIISDFARMDKRFYEYIKAASILEFLKAFLSHEDPNIRAKSCSALGNMCRHSAYFYSSLARHQIVSILIDRCSDPDKRTRKFACFANRWHHGWLCFSYRVYAASYTLHISSNLLFHA, translated from the exons ATGGGCTCCGTTGAGAATTACCATGTCATCGAGCTCGTCGGCGAGGGTTCCTTTGGCAAGGTCTACAAAGGGAGGCGCAAGCACACCGGAAAG ACCGTTGCGATGAAGTTCATCATGAAGCATGGCAAAACCGACAAGGACATTCACAATTTGAGGCAAGAAATCGAG ATCTTAAGGAAGTTGAAGCATGAAAATATTATTCAAATGCTTGATTCCTTTGAAAGCCCGCAAGAGTTTTGTGTTGTCACCGAATTTGCACAG GGTGAGTTATTTGAGATTCTTGAGGATGATAAGTGCCTTCCtgaagaacaagttcaagcaatTGCAAAGCAATTG GTAAAAGCCTTACATTATCTGCACTCCAACCGGATCATTCATCGTGATATGAAGCCCCAAAATATTCTCATTGGTTCTGGATCTGTTGTCAAG CTTTGTGATTTTGGGTTTGCACGTGCAATGTCCACAAATACAGTTGTTTTGCGATCCATAAAAG GCACTCCATTATATATGGCCCCAGAGCTTGTACGGGAACAGCCTTACACCCACACTGTAGATTTATGGTCTCTTGGCGTTATATT GTACGAGTTATTTGTTGGCCAACCACCATTTTACACAAATTCTGTATATGCTCTCATCAGGCACATTGTGAAG GATCCGGTTAAATATCCAGATAGCATGAGCCCAAATTTCAAGAGCTTTTTAAAGGGTTTACTTAACAAG GCACCAGAAAGTCGACTAACTTGGCCAGCTCTTCTTGAACACCCATTTGTTAAAGAAACGTCTGATGATCCTGAAGCCAGG GTGTTGCATGAGATAACTGGTTCAGCTGGAAATAGTGATACAGCACAGAGGGTCGAAGGAAAAACCATTCAAATTGCAACAG TCAAAAACAATCATACAAAACGTTTGGAGGAGCATATTGCGTCACCACTCCACGCTGAAGCTCAGTTAAATGGTTCTAACATAAAGAAAACCAATTCTTCATTGCTTGATGAGTCCCCAGGATTTTCTAATGAAAATGCTACTGGAGAATCAG GTTGCCAAAGATTGGACAGACTTGAAAACAACTCTCGCACAGTCAAAGGTGCAAAAACAATTGGTCAAGATAATGAAGCATTGGGACATATTCTGGTACCACTGAAGAAGTGGTCAAAGGGATCACAAAATACTTGCAG TGATCAAGATATTCCTGATTCGAACCAGTCATTGAGGATTCTCTTAAACCTAGTTGCGGCTGGGGCTATCAATTCTAGTGGATGTGTAGACGAACTAATAAGTGAACTCCTCTTCTTTACTAAATCTGTTATAACCATGAAATCCGTTGAAGTTATTGACTTGATAACCAAG AGTTTCTCTATCACTAAAGTTTTACTAGATAATGGAGGGAattgtacttcaagctcttatctaaatcACTGGGTCGAATTTCTTGAAATCTATTCTCAG GTTGTAAATTCAACAAATGATGCATCTGGAAGAGTTCTGTTTGAGTCTAGTGCTTGCATTACAGTCATGCTCTCTAAAGTTGCTCAGGTGCTTAGATCTTGTCCTCAAAGTACAAGCCCAGGGACACTAAATGAAACAGCTAACAGAATTATGGAGCATGCGAAAACATCTGGTTTAGTGGACCATTTGTGTCTGTGTTTAGCCACTTCTGGTTCGAGTCTTATTTCAGGTTCTTCCAATATGCTACGGGCTGCTTCTGAAGCATGCAGAGCTGTCTGGTCTTTGATTAATGCACTGGATATCCTTTTTATGAAGACAAGTGCCATTTTGTTTCCCATAAATGCTTTGCGGACTCATTCCAATGAGCAAGATCCCTTGTTTGGAGCAGAATCTACAAAAATTGTTGATGCAATGACAAGAGCATTCCTGAAATCCAAAGCTGTTCAGGTTGCTGTTTACTATTGTTTTCACCAACGTCTTGAGTCTGCAATGGGTTGTTGTCTTCAG CTTTTGTCAAGGTGCTGCCTCCATAGTGGAATTGTTCCAGCTCTTCTTTGTGGTCTGCCGAGTTCGCTTCCTGTGACTACTGTTgttagtggtggtggtgatggaactATTGTTTCAGAGATTTTCTCTGTTTTGTCATTATGCAGTTCGTCTCTTAATAAAGATTCACAGAGTGTAGAACCAAGTAATGCTAAATGCAAATTAACAAATCCTTCTTCTGTGGTTCGTCATTCATGTCTAATTCTTGCAACAATTGCACAATGTTTGAAGTCAACCGGAAGAAATTCAGCAATTTTCATTCTCACTACCTCTCCAAAGAAGCAGCTTGCTCGACTTTCATTGCTTGCACATTATATTTCTTCTGACGATAAATCGAAAGCCTGTTTCCAACCTCAAAGTGCATCTGCCATGTTGGCTTTGGCGTCCATTCTATGCCTCGAATCTGGGGCTTTGGTTGAGTCTCCGATATCTGAAATTGCTATGCCCTTAATTCCTCGAACTTCTACACTTAGTGACCATGTTAAATTTTCATCtggaaatgaaaatgatttgGACTCTGACAATTTCAGTGGGAAGCTTTCATATTGGCAAGGGGTAAGAGATGGCTGTGTTGGGCTTTTAGATTCCAAACTCAAGTTGGGAGGACCATTAGCTGTTCAGCAGTTGTGTGCAAGTGGTATACCCCTTCTTCTTATGGGCTTATTAAGCAATGACTTCTTAAATGCTTCTGAAGGAAACGAGCACCTAAATGATAGAGTTGGATTATCTCCTATTGGTGTTGTATGGACAATTTCATCACTATGCCATAGTCTTTCTGGTGGTGCTGTGACTTTTCGTCAGGTTTTGATTAGGAATGAACATGTTAAGCTCATCTCCAAATTAATATGTGATGTTCATCTAAAGTTGATAAACTGCTGGACCGGACCTGGTGGAGGGAGGGCAGGAGTCAGAGATCTAATAAATGCAGTAATAGATCTCTTAGCTTTTCCTTTTTTTGCTCTGCAAAATGCACCTGGCATTCCATCAGCTACTGCTTCTGTCAGCAGCGGGTTTCTTCTTAATGCTGGTTCCCCCGGTCAGAGAGTATGCGTGGAAGACAAGGATATAGTTAAGGCAATAGAAGAAGATATGGGCAAGTACACTAAGATCCTTGTGGAG GTGGGTGTGCCTGGTATTATACTTCGATGCCTAGATCATATGGAATTGAACGATTTGGGAAGGCCTGTGGCCTTTCTTGCTAAAATGGTATTGCATCGGCCTTTAGCAGTACAACTTGCGGATAAAGGTCTTCTGGATTCAAATAGGATGAGAAGATTGTTTGATCATTCAGCCCCAAAAGAGGTCACACTAGATGCTCTTATGATAATTTCTGATTTTGCTCGCATGGACAAG AGATTCTACGAGTACATCAAAGCTGCTTCTATTTTGGAGTTCTTAAAGGCCTTTCTTTCGCATGAGGATCCCAACATACGTGCCAAATCTTGCAGTGCTCTTGGAAACATGTGTCGCCACAGCGCCTACTTTTATAGTTCACTT
- the LOC130722834 gene encoding serine/threonine-protein kinase TIO isoform X3, which yields MGSVENYHVIELVGEGSFGKVYKGRRKHTGKTVAMKFIMKHGKTDKDIHNLRQEIEILRKLKHENIIQMLDSFESPQEFCVVTEFAQGELFEILEDDKCLPEEQVQAIAKQLVKALHYLHSNRIIHRDMKPQNILIGSGSVVKLCDFGFARAMSTNTVVLRSIKGTPLYMAPELVREQPYTHTVDLWSLGVILYELFVGQPPFYTNSVYALIRHIVKDPVKYPDSMSPNFKSFLKGLLNKAPESRLTWPALLEHPFVKETSDDPEARVLHEITGSAGNSDTAQRVEGKTIQIATVKNNHTKRLEEHIASPLHAEAQLNGSNIKKTNSSLLDESPGFSNENATGESGCQRLDRLENNSRTVKGAKTIGQDNEALGHILVPLKKWSKGSQNTCSDQDIPDSNQSLRILLNLVAAGAINSSGCVDELISELLFFTKSVITMKSVEVIDLITKSFSITKVLLDNGGNCTSSSYLNHWVEFLEIYSQVVNSTNDASGRVLFESSACITVMLSKVAQVLRSCPQSTSPGTLNETANRIMEHAKTSGLVDHLCLCLATSGSSLISGSSNMLRAASEACRAVWSLINALDILFMKTSAILFPINALRTHSNEQDPLFGAESTKIVDAMTRAFLKSKAVQVAVYYCFHQRLESAMGCCLQLLSRCCLHSGIVPALLCGLPSSLPVTTVVSGGGDGTIVSEIFSVLSLCSSSLNKDSQSVEPSNAKCKLTNPSSVVRHSCLILATIAQCLKSTGRNSAIFILTTSPKKQLARLSLLAHYISSDDKSKACFQPQSASAMLALASILCLESGALVESPISEIAMPLIPRTSTLSDHVKFSSGNENDLDSDNFSGKLSYWQGVRDGCVGLLDSKLKLGGPLAVQQLCASGIPLLLMGLLSNDFLNASEGNEHLNDRVGLSPIGVVWTISSLCHSLSGGAVTFRQVLIRNEHVKLISKLICDVHLKLINCWTGPGGGRAGVRDLINAVIDLLAFPFFALQNAPGIPSATASVSSGFLLNAGSPGQRVCVEDKDIVKAIEEDMGKYTKILVEVGVPGIILRCLDHMELNDLGRPVAFLAKMVLHRPLAVQLADKGLLDSNRMRRLFDHSAPKEVTLDALMIISDFARMDKRFYEYIKAASILEFLKAFLSHEDPNIRAKSCSALGNMCRHSAYFYSSLARHQIVSILIDRCSDPDKRTRKFACFAMASWLAMLFIPCICCKLYSSHLF from the exons ATGGGCTCCGTTGAGAATTACCATGTCATCGAGCTCGTCGGCGAGGGTTCCTTTGGCAAGGTCTACAAAGGGAGGCGCAAGCACACCGGAAAG ACCGTTGCGATGAAGTTCATCATGAAGCATGGCAAAACCGACAAGGACATTCACAATTTGAGGCAAGAAATCGAG ATCTTAAGGAAGTTGAAGCATGAAAATATTATTCAAATGCTTGATTCCTTTGAAAGCCCGCAAGAGTTTTGTGTTGTCACCGAATTTGCACAG GGTGAGTTATTTGAGATTCTTGAGGATGATAAGTGCCTTCCtgaagaacaagttcaagcaatTGCAAAGCAATTG GTAAAAGCCTTACATTATCTGCACTCCAACCGGATCATTCATCGTGATATGAAGCCCCAAAATATTCTCATTGGTTCTGGATCTGTTGTCAAG CTTTGTGATTTTGGGTTTGCACGTGCAATGTCCACAAATACAGTTGTTTTGCGATCCATAAAAG GCACTCCATTATATATGGCCCCAGAGCTTGTACGGGAACAGCCTTACACCCACACTGTAGATTTATGGTCTCTTGGCGTTATATT GTACGAGTTATTTGTTGGCCAACCACCATTTTACACAAATTCTGTATATGCTCTCATCAGGCACATTGTGAAG GATCCGGTTAAATATCCAGATAGCATGAGCCCAAATTTCAAGAGCTTTTTAAAGGGTTTACTTAACAAG GCACCAGAAAGTCGACTAACTTGGCCAGCTCTTCTTGAACACCCATTTGTTAAAGAAACGTCTGATGATCCTGAAGCCAGG GTGTTGCATGAGATAACTGGTTCAGCTGGAAATAGTGATACAGCACAGAGGGTCGAAGGAAAAACCATTCAAATTGCAACAG TCAAAAACAATCATACAAAACGTTTGGAGGAGCATATTGCGTCACCACTCCACGCTGAAGCTCAGTTAAATGGTTCTAACATAAAGAAAACCAATTCTTCATTGCTTGATGAGTCCCCAGGATTTTCTAATGAAAATGCTACTGGAGAATCAG GTTGCCAAAGATTGGACAGACTTGAAAACAACTCTCGCACAGTCAAAGGTGCAAAAACAATTGGTCAAGATAATGAAGCATTGGGACATATTCTGGTACCACTGAAGAAGTGGTCAAAGGGATCACAAAATACTTGCAG TGATCAAGATATTCCTGATTCGAACCAGTCATTGAGGATTCTCTTAAACCTAGTTGCGGCTGGGGCTATCAATTCTAGTGGATGTGTAGACGAACTAATAAGTGAACTCCTCTTCTTTACTAAATCTGTTATAACCATGAAATCCGTTGAAGTTATTGACTTGATAACCAAG AGTTTCTCTATCACTAAAGTTTTACTAGATAATGGAGGGAattgtacttcaagctcttatctaaatcACTGGGTCGAATTTCTTGAAATCTATTCTCAG GTTGTAAATTCAACAAATGATGCATCTGGAAGAGTTCTGTTTGAGTCTAGTGCTTGCATTACAGTCATGCTCTCTAAAGTTGCTCAGGTGCTTAGATCTTGTCCTCAAAGTACAAGCCCAGGGACACTAAATGAAACAGCTAACAGAATTATGGAGCATGCGAAAACATCTGGTTTAGTGGACCATTTGTGTCTGTGTTTAGCCACTTCTGGTTCGAGTCTTATTTCAGGTTCTTCCAATATGCTACGGGCTGCTTCTGAAGCATGCAGAGCTGTCTGGTCTTTGATTAATGCACTGGATATCCTTTTTATGAAGACAAGTGCCATTTTGTTTCCCATAAATGCTTTGCGGACTCATTCCAATGAGCAAGATCCCTTGTTTGGAGCAGAATCTACAAAAATTGTTGATGCAATGACAAGAGCATTCCTGAAATCCAAAGCTGTTCAGGTTGCTGTTTACTATTGTTTTCACCAACGTCTTGAGTCTGCAATGGGTTGTTGTCTTCAG CTTTTGTCAAGGTGCTGCCTCCATAGTGGAATTGTTCCAGCTCTTCTTTGTGGTCTGCCGAGTTCGCTTCCTGTGACTACTGTTgttagtggtggtggtgatggaactATTGTTTCAGAGATTTTCTCTGTTTTGTCATTATGCAGTTCGTCTCTTAATAAAGATTCACAGAGTGTAGAACCAAGTAATGCTAAATGCAAATTAACAAATCCTTCTTCTGTGGTTCGTCATTCATGTCTAATTCTTGCAACAATTGCACAATGTTTGAAGTCAACCGGAAGAAATTCAGCAATTTTCATTCTCACTACCTCTCCAAAGAAGCAGCTTGCTCGACTTTCATTGCTTGCACATTATATTTCTTCTGACGATAAATCGAAAGCCTGTTTCCAACCTCAAAGTGCATCTGCCATGTTGGCTTTGGCGTCCATTCTATGCCTCGAATCTGGGGCTTTGGTTGAGTCTCCGATATCTGAAATTGCTATGCCCTTAATTCCTCGAACTTCTACACTTAGTGACCATGTTAAATTTTCATCtggaaatgaaaatgatttgGACTCTGACAATTTCAGTGGGAAGCTTTCATATTGGCAAGGGGTAAGAGATGGCTGTGTTGGGCTTTTAGATTCCAAACTCAAGTTGGGAGGACCATTAGCTGTTCAGCAGTTGTGTGCAAGTGGTATACCCCTTCTTCTTATGGGCTTATTAAGCAATGACTTCTTAAATGCTTCTGAAGGAAACGAGCACCTAAATGATAGAGTTGGATTATCTCCTATTGGTGTTGTATGGACAATTTCATCACTATGCCATAGTCTTTCTGGTGGTGCTGTGACTTTTCGTCAGGTTTTGATTAGGAATGAACATGTTAAGCTCATCTCCAAATTAATATGTGATGTTCATCTAAAGTTGATAAACTGCTGGACCGGACCTGGTGGAGGGAGGGCAGGAGTCAGAGATCTAATAAATGCAGTAATAGATCTCTTAGCTTTTCCTTTTTTTGCTCTGCAAAATGCACCTGGCATTCCATCAGCTACTGCTTCTGTCAGCAGCGGGTTTCTTCTTAATGCTGGTTCCCCCGGTCAGAGAGTATGCGTGGAAGACAAGGATATAGTTAAGGCAATAGAAGAAGATATGGGCAAGTACACTAAGATCCTTGTGGAG GTGGGTGTGCCTGGTATTATACTTCGATGCCTAGATCATATGGAATTGAACGATTTGGGAAGGCCTGTGGCCTTTCTTGCTAAAATGGTATTGCATCGGCCTTTAGCAGTACAACTTGCGGATAAAGGTCTTCTGGATTCAAATAGGATGAGAAGATTGTTTGATCATTCAGCCCCAAAAGAGGTCACACTAGATGCTCTTATGATAATTTCTGATTTTGCTCGCATGGACAAG AGATTCTACGAGTACATCAAAGCTGCTTCTATTTTGGAGTTCTTAAAGGCCTTTCTTTCGCATGAGGATCCCAACATACGTGCCAAATCTTGCAGTGCTCTTGGAAACATGTGTCGCCACAGCGCCTACTTTTATAGTTCACTT